In a genomic window of Salminus brasiliensis chromosome 12, fSalBra1.hap2, whole genome shotgun sequence:
- the cntnap1 gene encoding contactin-associated protein 1: MGIISCSLVLLFLALHHCSSRPCLDPLISPLYASSFLASSRYNFLYSAHFAKLYGSSGWSPSPGDRQPWMQMDLGRKYRIVAIATQGTFNSYDWVTKYTLLYGDRPDAWTPYVMKGGNMTLPGNWNYYQVKRNVFHYAFTAKHLRFLPMGWNTENGGKIGVRLEVYGCPYDSYVMQLEGDDMVAYSFPGGRVRTLQDHYALNFKTLEKDGVMLYSEGLQGDSIMLELKTGRLYLHISLGSSTVHNTNGMTTMRVGNLLDTQHWHYVTIKRYGRQVNFTLDSQTETAILNGEFNYLDLDKQIYVGGVIEKDVPHLPGKFNFRGCMENVFINGVNIIYKTKYQEPDVRLAPKKKKMHYTCRDLLWRPLTFAGPNNYLQVPGFFRKSRLAVKFKFRSWDYTGLLMFTRFADELGSLELGLSEGQVNVTLTQPGNKRLRFAAGYRLNDGFWHTVDLAAKDNLLTITIDEDESSPLKITNPFMVRTGDRYFFGGCPKTNNTARCVTKLARFHGCMQQIFIDDEPVDIDVMLQRKWGRYTELLLGTCGITDRCTPNLCEHEGRCIQSWNDFLCICNNTGYKGEVCHNSVYRESCEAYRLNGKYWSGNYTIDPDLSGPLKPFTVYCKMKSDRSWTIIDHNRIDSTKVTGSSVDQPYVGDLKYVNASWDEVTALANTSLYCEQWIEFSCYKSRLFNTPHGKPYTYWIGRDNVSYAYWGGSFPESGKCGCAINQTCTDSKFWCNCDADYRQWYSDKGYLMFRNHLPVRRVVIGDTNRTGSEAHFSVGPLRCVGDRSIWNTIAITKPTHLTFPTFKPGTSADITFHFRTYRTNGVFVENSDDHLRNFIRIELNSTTEVIFIFMVGDGIRNVTLRTPKALNDNEWHYVEAELNVKMARLKVDFYPPAIHKFPGQTYISMQFTQPLLVGAANHTLRPFLGCLRGLRMNGVPIDLEGKVDERNGIRRNCTGACLNASIPCRNGGQCIDGYASYSCDCNNTAFDGYYCQLDIGAYFDVGAWLRYDIRKEPISDDAWWANFWIEPHWHNFTLGYNTTTDDIEFSFSTQQTPAVLLYISSFHKDYIAVLLKHDGTLSLRYRLGLLTHKFQLTDRKLNDGFPHFVNITRHNYTVWTQVDYMEPWVERLTLGEIPRFDSPKSIFLGRVMEVGDIDYDIQRHNSPGLVGCISGVRYNIFAPLKAYFRPNVTNPPVTTQGYVVESNCGAFPPVLGYVPWEDDPWFTGLFFYYIHDDVTPPWMTLIVTVSLMLLFLILYGLYIYLYRYKGSYHTNEPKNLESPSSARPLTETLRKEKKNLPEIQEEGPSE; the protein is encoded by the exons gGCCGTGTTTAGATCCGCTGATCTCTCCACTGTATGCCTCGTCTTTCCTGGCCTCCTCCAGATATAATTTCCTCTACTCTGCTCATTTCGCCAAACTCTATG gcagcAGTGGCTGGTCGCCATCACCGGGGGACAGACAGCCGTGGATGCAGATGGACCTGGGCAGGAAATATCGTATTGTGGCCATCGCCACTCAGGGGACCTTCAATTCCTATGACTGGGTCACTAAATACACTCTCCTCTATGGAGACCGACCTGATGCATGGACTCCTTACGTTATGAAGGGCGGCAACATG aCATTGCCTGGAAACTGGAACTACTACCAGGTGAAGAGGAATGTGTTCCACTACGCCTTCACTGCCAAACACCTGCGCTTCCTTCCCATGGGCTGGAACACGGAAAACGGCGGCAAGATCGGCGTCCGGCTGGAGGTGTACGGCTGTCCATACG ACTCATACGTGATGCAGTTGGAAGGGGATGACATGGTGGCTTACTCGTTCCCCGGCGGGCGGGTGCGGACCCTGCAGGACCACTACGCTCTGAACTTTAAGACGCTGGAGAAAGACGGGGTCATGCTGTACAGTGAAGGCCTGCAGGGGGACTCCATCATGCTGGAGCTGAAAACCGGCAGACTGTACCTGCACATCAGCCTGG GGAGCAGCACGGTTCATAACACGAACGGTATGACCACGATGAGGGTGGGCAACCTGCTGGACACTCAGCACTGGCACTACGTCACCATCAAGCGGTACGGCCGACAGGTGAATTTCACCCTGGATAGCCAGACGGAGACAGCCATTCTCAACGGGGAGTTTAACTACCTGGACCTCGACAAACAG ATATACGTGGGCGGGGTGATAGAGAAAGACGTACCCCACCTCCCGGGAAAGTTTAACTTCCGCGGCTGCATGGAGAACGTCTTCATCAATGGAGTCAACATCATCTACAAGACCAAGTACCAAGAACCTGATGTTCGACTTGCTCCAAAAAAG AAAAAGATGCACTACACATGCCGTGACCTCCTCTGGAGACCTTTGACCTTCGCAGGACCCAACAACTACCTGCAGGTACCCGGGTTCTTCCGGAAAAGTCGGCTGGCGGTGAAGTTTAAGTTCCGATCGTGGGACTACACTGGCCTGCTGATGTTCACCAGGTTTGCGGACGAGCTGGGCTCTCTGGAGCTGGGCCTGAGCGAAGGGCAAGTCAATGTGACGCTGACCCAGCCGGGCAACAAGCGACTGCGATTCGCTGCAG GGTACCGTCTGAACGATGGCTTCTGGCACACGGTGGACCTGGCCGCCAAGGACAACTTGCTGACCATCACCATCGATGAGGATGAGAGTTCCCCACTAAAGATCACGAACCCGTTCATGGTGCGCACCGGAGACCGCTACTTTTTCGGGG GCTGTCCAAAGACCAATAACACGGCTCGCTGTGTGACCAAGCTGGCCCGTTTCCACGGCTGCATGCAGCAAAtctttattgatgacgagcctgTGGACATCGATGTGATGCTGCAGAGGAAATGGGGCAGATATACCGAACTGCTGCTTGGGACTTGCGGCATCACTGACag GTGTACTCCAAACCTATGTGAACACGAGGGCAGGTGTATCCAGTCCTGGAATGACTTTTTGTGTATTTGCAACAACACAGGCTACAAAGGGGAAGTTTGTCACAATT CGGTCTACAGAGAATCATGTGAAGCGTACAGACTGAATGGGAAGTACTGGTCAGGCAACTACACCATAGACCCTGACCTGAGTGGCCCACTGAAGCCTTTCACTGTCTACTGCAAGATGAAGT cGGACAGGTCTTGGACGATTATTGACCACAACCGCATTGACAGCACTAAGGTGACCGGCTCCAGCGTGGATCAGCCTTATGTAGGGGATCTCAAGTATGTGAACGCTTCGTGGGATGAGGTCACTGCTTTAGCCAACACCTCGTTATATTGTGAACAGTGGATTGAGTTCTCCTGCTATAAGTCCCGCCTCTTCAACACACCAC ATGGAAAGCCTTACACCTACTGGATTGGGCGTGATAATGTGAGCTATGCTTACTGGGGTGGATCTTTCCCTGAGAGCGGAAAGTGTGGCTGTGCCATCAATCAAACCTGCACCGACTCCAAGTTCTGGTGCAACTGTGACGCAGACTACCGccagtg GTACTCAGACAAGGGCTACCTGATGTTCCGGAACCACCTGCCTGTGAGGAGAGTTGTTATTGGTGACACAAACCGCACTGGGTCCGAGGCCCACTTCAGTGTGGGACCACTGCGATGCGTTGGAGACC GAAGCATATGGAACACCATCGCCATCACCAAGCCCACCCACCTGACCTTCCCCACCTTCAAACCTGGCACCAGCGCAGACATCACCTTCCACTTCAGGACTTACCGCACCAATGGAGTGTTCGTGGAGAACTCTGATGACCACCTGCGCAACTTCATTAGGATTGAGTTGAACT CCACTACTGAGGTGATATTTATCTTCATGGTGGGTGATGGGATTAGAAATGTGACCCTGCGGACTCCGAAGGCTCTGAACGATAACGAATGGCACTACGTGGAGGCTGAACTCAACGTTAAAATGGCCCGTCTCAAAGTGGACTTCTACCCTCCAGCCATACACAAGTTCCCCGGCCAGACATACATCTCCATGCAGTTCACCCAACCCCTCCTCGTAG GTGCTGCTAATCACACACTGAGGCCGTTCCTGGGCTGCTTGCGTGGTCTGCGGATGAACGGAGTCCCTATAGATCTGGAGGGGAAGGTGGACGAGAGAAACGGGATCAGGAGGAACTGCACAGGAGCGTGTTTAAATGCCTCCATACCCTGCAGAAACGGAGGCCAGTGCATCGACGGATACGCATCATACTCCTGCGACTGCAATAACACAGCCTTTGACGGCTACTACTGCCAGTTAG ACATTGGAGCGTACTTTGATGTTGGAGCATGGCTGCGCTATGACATCCGCAAAGAGCCCATCTCAGATGATGCATGGTGGGCTAATTTCTGGATCGAGCCCCACTGGCACAATTTCACCCTCGGCTACAACACGACCACGGACGACATCGAGTTCAGCTTCAGCACCCAGCAGACCCCAGCAGTTCTGCTCTACATCAGCTCCTTCCATAAAGACTACATCGCTGTTCTGCTCAAGCATgatg GCACTCTGTCGCTGAGGTACCGACTGGGTCTATTAACACACAAGTTTCAGCTGACCGATCGGAAACTGAATGACGGCTTCCCTCACTTTGTCAACATCACCAGACATAACTACACTGTGTGGACACAG GTGGATTACATGGAGCCGTGGGTTGAGAGGTTAACCCTCGGGGAGATTCCCAGATTCGACTCACCTAAGTCCATCTTTCTGGGCAGAGTCATGG AGGTCGGAGACATTGACTATGACATTCAAAGGCACAACAGTCCCGGTCTGGTGGGCTGTATCTCAGGGGTCCGCTACAACATCTTCGCTCCTCTGAAAGCTTACTTCCGTCCCAATGTGACCAACCCGCCTGTGACGACCCAGGGCTATGTGGTGGAGTCTAACTGTGGAGCCTTCCCGCCTGTCCTGGGCTACGTCCCCTGGGAGGACGACCCATGGTTCACTGGACTGT TCTTTTATTATATTCATGATGATGTGACTCCACCCTGGATGACAT